In a genomic window of Cytobacillus sp. FSL H8-0458:
- a CDS encoding YycC family protein: MKPLQISPETALKLAEKLNLPLEQIMHMPQHILIQKMMELEKEENK; the protein is encoded by the coding sequence GTGAAGCCGCTGCAGATATCACCTGAAACAGCATTAAAGCTTGCTGAAAAACTTAATCTTCCTCTTGAGCAAATCATGCACATGCCTCAGCATATTCTGATCCAAAAAATGATGGAGCTTGAGAAGGAAGAAAACAAATAA
- the spoIVB gene encoding SpoIVB peptidase, whose translation MTYDVLRKIIGGILLVSLIALGFSKPVQEYLQIPANITLFEGQQLDIAKAETVSAGLSIDNTSVALKEDNHSISLSAKENGKNEMLLELAGFPIKKVDVNVLKDFKVIPGGQSIGVKLNTVGVLVVGHHQVNTAEGKASPGETAGIKIGDIITEINGKKIEKMSDVAPFVQEAGKSGNPLQIIVSRESGKVKTELTPLKENGEETYKLGLYIRDSAAGIGTMTFYHPESKKYGALGHVISDMDTKKPIVVEDGQIVRSTVTSIEKGSNGNPGEKLARFSSDKEIIGNIVRNSPFGIFGELNRDMKNGIFDKPMPIALSHQVKEGSAQILTVVDNDEVQLFDIEIVSTIPQKFPATKGMVIKVTDQKLLDKTGGIVQGMSGSPIIQDGRIIGAVTHVFVNDPTSGYGVHIEWMLNEAGINIYEKAEEKAS comes from the coding sequence TTGACATATGATGTTTTGCGCAAAATAATTGGTGGAATTCTCCTTGTTTCATTAATTGCTTTAGGTTTTTCCAAGCCTGTTCAGGAATATTTGCAAATACCTGCAAATATTACCCTTTTTGAAGGACAGCAGCTGGATATTGCAAAGGCAGAAACAGTGTCGGCCGGGCTGTCCATAGATAATACAAGTGTTGCACTTAAAGAAGATAACCATTCAATTTCGCTATCAGCAAAAGAAAATGGGAAAAATGAAATGCTTCTCGAACTGGCAGGTTTTCCGATAAAGAAGGTTGATGTTAATGTCTTAAAAGATTTTAAAGTAATTCCAGGAGGCCAATCAATCGGGGTTAAATTAAATACAGTGGGCGTGTTAGTAGTTGGGCACCATCAGGTTAATACTGCTGAAGGAAAAGCATCGCCAGGCGAAACGGCCGGGATAAAAATCGGAGATATCATTACAGAAATCAATGGCAAGAAAATTGAAAAGATGTCAGATGTTGCCCCCTTTGTTCAAGAAGCAGGCAAAAGCGGCAACCCGCTCCAAATCATTGTTAGCCGTGAAAGCGGAAAGGTGAAAACGGAGCTGACTCCTCTTAAAGAAAACGGAGAAGAAACCTATAAGCTTGGTTTATATATACGTGACTCAGCAGCAGGCATTGGGACGATGACTTTCTATCACCCGGAATCGAAAAAGTATGGAGCACTCGGTCATGTTATTTCCGACATGGATACGAAAAAGCCTATTGTGGTTGAAGACGGACAAATTGTCAGATCGACTGTTACTTCCATTGAAAAAGGAAGCAATGGCAATCCAGGCGAAAAACTTGCACGATTTTCCTCAGACAAAGAAATAATCGGGAATATTGTCAGGAACAGTCCTTTCGGAATTTTTGGGGAATTAAACCGGGATATGAAAAATGGGATCTTTGACAAACCCATGCCAATAGCACTATCCCATCAGGTGAAAGAGGGATCTGCTCAAATACTGACTGTGGTGGACAATGATGAAGTACAATTGTTTGATATTGAAATTGTCAGCACGATTCCGCAAAAGTTTCCGGCAACAAAAGGAATGGTCATAAAAGTTACGGATCAGAAGCTCCTTGATAAGACTGGCGGCATTGTCCAGGGGATGAGCGGAAGCCCGATTATTCAGGATGGCAGGATTATTGGGGCCGTAACACACGTATTTGTAAATGACCCTACTTCAGGATATGGTGTTCATATCGAATGGATGCTAAATGAAGCAGGCATCAATATATATGAAAAAGCAGAAGAAAAAGCATCCTAA
- the recN gene encoding DNA repair protein RecN, with translation MLNEITIRNFAIIEALSVSFEKGLTVLTGETGAGKSIIIDAIHLLAGGRGSAEFVRHGEDKAELEGLFILDDPKHPCYKRSAEFGIEIEDGMIVLRRDISKTGKSICRVNGKLVTISALREIGSSLIDIHGQHEHQELMNETLHLPLLDQFGGMKISASLSEYQDIYRLYESTLKKLKNLSENEQQMAHRLDLIQFQLDEIQSAQLKLNEDEDLIEEKRKLSNFERIFDSVQSGYNALQGEQKGLDWIGMVMGYMNDAAELDPSYKEIAENVANSFYLLEDAASSLRNEMDFMEYDPQRLNEIENRLNEISGLKRKYGKTVEEVLEYAAKIEEEIETLQNKETHIDKLQKEVAALKKDLMVEGEELSKLRKKSALKLTKLIHKELKELYMEKTVFEVRFFSDPEVLFKNGIDRAEFYISTNPGEPLKPLSKIASGGELSRIMLALKSIFSKHQGVTSIIFDEVDTGVSGRVAQAIAEKIHHVSVDSQVLCISHLPQVAAIADTHLFIAKNTNEGRTKTTVKPLNEEEKIKEISRMISGVEITDLTKEHAKELLHMAKQLK, from the coding sequence TTGTTAAATGAAATAACGATACGAAACTTTGCTATAATCGAAGCCCTTTCTGTCTCATTTGAAAAGGGCTTAACTGTTTTAACTGGTGAAACAGGGGCGGGGAAGTCCATTATTATTGATGCCATTCACTTGCTGGCTGGAGGCAGGGGATCTGCAGAGTTTGTCCGGCATGGTGAAGATAAGGCTGAATTAGAGGGGCTTTTTATTCTTGATGATCCTAAGCACCCTTGCTATAAACGATCTGCAGAATTTGGGATAGAGATTGAAGATGGGATGATTGTTCTCCGCAGGGATATATCAAAGACAGGAAAAAGCATCTGCAGAGTGAATGGAAAACTGGTCACTATTTCTGCTTTGAGGGAAATCGGAAGTTCACTTATTGATATACACGGTCAGCACGAACATCAGGAATTAATGAATGAAACCTTGCATCTTCCTCTCCTCGATCAGTTTGGAGGAATGAAAATTTCTGCTTCCCTTTCTGAATATCAGGATATCTACAGGTTATATGAAAGCACTTTGAAAAAGCTTAAGAATTTAAGTGAGAATGAACAGCAAATGGCGCACCGGCTTGATTTAATCCAATTTCAGCTTGATGAAATCCAGTCAGCACAGCTGAAATTGAATGAAGATGAGGATCTGATTGAAGAAAAGAGAAAGCTATCCAACTTTGAACGTATTTTTGATTCTGTTCAGTCGGGCTATAATGCTCTTCAAGGAGAGCAAAAAGGGCTCGATTGGATTGGGATGGTTATGGGGTATATGAATGATGCCGCGGAATTGGACCCATCATATAAAGAAATAGCGGAAAATGTGGCAAACAGCTTCTATTTGCTTGAAGATGCGGCCAGTTCCCTCCGCAATGAAATGGACTTTATGGAATATGATCCCCAAAGGCTTAATGAGATCGAAAACAGACTGAATGAAATAAGCGGGCTAAAAAGAAAATATGGAAAAACGGTTGAAGAAGTGCTGGAATATGCAGCAAAAATAGAAGAAGAAATTGAAACCCTGCAAAATAAAGAAACCCATATTGATAAGCTGCAAAAAGAAGTTGCTGCCCTGAAAAAAGACCTTATGGTTGAAGGGGAAGAACTGAGCAAGCTGCGGAAAAAATCTGCCCTAAAGCTTACGAAGTTAATTCATAAAGAGCTTAAGGAATTATACATGGAAAAAACAGTTTTTGAAGTAAGGTTCTTTTCTGATCCCGAAGTCCTTTTTAAAAATGGAATTGACAGAGCGGAGTTCTATATTTCCACCAATCCGGGAGAACCGCTCAAGCCTCTGTCTAAGATTGCATCGGGAGGGGAATTATCCCGAATCATGCTTGCATTAAAGAGCATTTTTTCAAAACATCAGGGTGTTACAAGTATTATCTTCGATGAAGTGGACACAGGCGTGAGCGGAAGAGTGGCACAAGCTATCGCGGAAAAGATTCATCATGTTTCCGTGGATTCACAGGTGCTGTGCATCTCTCACCTGCCACAGGTTGCAGCGATTGCAGATACTCATTTATTTATTGCTAAAAACACGAATGAAGGGCGGACCAAAACTACAGTGAAGCCGCTGAATGAGGAAGAAAAGATAAAAGAAATCAGCCGTATGATTTCTGGAGTGGAAATTACCGATTTGACAAAAGAGCATGCAAAAGAGCTGCTTCATATGGCTAAACAGCTGAAATGA
- the ahrC gene encoding transcriptional regulator AhrC/ArgR has product MNKGQRHIKIREIITNNDIETQDDLVDELKNAGFNVTQATVSRDIKELHLVKVPLMDGRYKYSLPADQRFNPLQKLKRNLMDAFVRVDTAGHLLVMKTLPGNAMAIGALIDNLDWEEILGTICGDDTCLIICKTPEDTEAISNRFLEML; this is encoded by the coding sequence ATGAATAAAGGGCAAAGACATATTAAGATACGCGAAATTATTACTAACAACGATATCGAAACACAGGATGACCTGGTGGATGAATTGAAAAACGCAGGGTTTAATGTTACCCAGGCGACAGTCTCAAGAGATATAAAAGAGCTTCACTTGGTAAAAGTTCCTTTAATGGACGGAAGATATAAATACAGTCTTCCAGCGGATCAGCGTTTCAATCCGCTGCAAAAGCTTAAAAGAAATTTAATGGATGCCTTTGTTAGAGTGGATACTGCAGGACATCTCCTTGTAATGAAGACTCTTCCAGGCAATGCCATGGCTATAGGCGCACTTATAGATAACCTTGACTGGGAAGAGATCCTGGGGACAATCTGCGGGGATGACACATGCCTGATTATATGCAAAACCCCTGAAGACACAGAAGCCATTTCAAACCGTTTTCTTGAAATGCTGTAG
- the spo0A gene encoding sporulation transcription factor Spo0A, which translates to MKKIKVCVVDDNRELVGLLEEYISSQEDMEVAGVAHNGQDCLDILEQTQPDVLVLDIIMPHLDGLAVLEKMRELNLNALPNVIMLTAFGQEDVTKKAVDLGASYFILKPFDMDNLASHIRQVSGKSNSFLRKPAPSYRPQAEAKPKNLDASITSIIHEIGVPAHIKGYLYLREAISMVYNDIELLGSITKVLYPDIAKKFNTTASRVERAIRHAIEVAWSRGNIDSISSLFGYTVSMTKAKPTNSEFIAMVADKLRLEHKAS; encoded by the coding sequence GTGAAGAAAATAAAAGTTTGTGTTGTGGATGATAATAGGGAACTGGTCGGGCTTTTAGAGGAATATATATCTTCTCAGGAGGATATGGAAGTTGCGGGTGTGGCACATAATGGACAGGATTGCCTCGACATTTTAGAGCAGACACAGCCTGACGTTCTTGTGCTGGATATCATCATGCCTCACTTGGATGGACTTGCTGTACTCGAGAAAATGAGAGAATTAAATCTGAATGCACTCCCCAATGTAATTATGCTTACTGCATTCGGCCAGGAGGATGTCACCAAAAAAGCAGTGGATTTGGGAGCTTCTTACTTCATTCTTAAACCATTTGATATGGATAATCTGGCAAGCCATATTCGTCAGGTCAGCGGAAAATCCAACTCATTTCTCCGCAAACCCGCTCCATCTTACCGTCCTCAGGCAGAAGCAAAGCCCAAGAACCTGGATGCCAGCATCACCAGTATCATCCATGAAATTGGCGTTCCTGCCCATATTAAAGGATACTTATATCTTCGTGAAGCGATTTCAATGGTGTACAATGATATTGAACTTCTCGGTTCCATTACAAAAGTGCTGTACCCTGATATTGCTAAAAAGTTTAATACGACTGCAAGCCGGGTTGAGCGTGCGATCCGCCATGCGATTGAAGTTGCTTGGAGCCGCGGCAATATAGATTCGATTTCCTCTCTTTTCGGGTATACTGTCAGCATGACCAAAGCAAAGCCGACTAATTCCGAGTTTATTGCCATGGTCGCTGATAAGCTTCGCCTCGAGCATAAGGCTTCTTGA
- the xseA gene encoding exodeoxyribonuclease VII large subunit: MKEQQYLTVYALTKYIKRKFDADPHLQNILVKGEISNFKQHSSGHMYFTLKDEKARILAVMFAGNARSMKFRPENGMKVLVRGAISVYESSGQYQMYVQEMQPDGVGELYLAYEQLKEKLEKEGYFSSAYKKNIPRYPRTVAVITSPTGAAIRDILTTLKRRYPIANILIYPALVQGNQAAPSIVKALKEANTSKEADVLIIGRGGGSIEELWAFNEEAVARAIFKSEIPVISAVGHETDFTIADFVADLRAPTPTGAAELAVPHIDDLTERLYNRQSRLIRAMKEQIALKNERLLRVQKSYAFRYPKKLYEQKLEQLDKVTEQLLRGAKRLHDLKQEQADILQKRLVRSHPGQLRNQAKEKHDRLHKLLNNTMANTLAAKEKDFARVISTLEALSPLKIMDRGYSLAYTEKGSLIKAVSQVKVDDMLKLKVSDGTIECRVTDIEE; this comes from the coding sequence ATGAAGGAACAGCAGTATCTGACAGTTTACGCACTGACCAAATACATAAAAAGAAAATTTGACGCCGACCCTCATTTGCAAAATATTTTGGTTAAGGGAGAAATCTCAAACTTTAAACAGCACTCAAGCGGCCATATGTATTTCACTTTAAAGGATGAGAAAGCCAGAATTTTAGCCGTAATGTTTGCAGGAAATGCGAGATCCATGAAATTCAGGCCAGAGAACGGCATGAAAGTATTAGTCCGCGGAGCGATTTCCGTTTATGAATCCAGCGGGCAATATCAAATGTATGTACAGGAAATGCAGCCGGACGGGGTTGGTGAGCTTTATCTTGCATACGAGCAGCTTAAAGAAAAACTGGAGAAGGAAGGATACTTTTCGTCTGCATATAAAAAAAATATCCCTCGTTATCCACGTACGGTTGCTGTTATCACATCCCCTACGGGTGCTGCAATCAGAGATATTTTGACAACGCTCAAAAGGCGCTATCCAATCGCGAACATACTTATATACCCTGCGCTTGTCCAGGGTAACCAGGCAGCTCCATCCATTGTGAAAGCGTTAAAGGAAGCTAATACCTCCAAGGAAGCGGATGTATTAATTATCGGCAGGGGCGGAGGTTCCATTGAAGAGCTTTGGGCCTTTAATGAAGAAGCTGTGGCAAGGGCCATATTTAAGTCGGAAATACCTGTAATTTCAGCTGTCGGCCATGAAACAGATTTTACAATAGCGGATTTTGTTGCAGATTTAAGGGCTCCTACCCCAACGGGAGCTGCTGAATTGGCTGTCCCGCATATTGATGACCTGACAGAAAGACTTTATAACAGGCAATCAAGGCTGATTAGAGCGATGAAGGAACAAATTGCACTGAAAAATGAAAGACTTCTAAGGGTACAGAAATCCTATGCTTTCAGGTACCCCAAAAAATTGTATGAACAAAAACTGGAACAGCTCGATAAAGTCACCGAACAGTTGTTGCGGGGGGCAAAAAGGCTGCATGATTTAAAGCAGGAACAGGCTGATATCCTGCAAAAAAGGCTGGTTCGAAGTCATCCTGGTCAGCTGAGGAATCAGGCAAAAGAAAAACATGATCGGCTGCATAAGCTTTTAAACAACACAATGGCAAATACCCTTGCTGCAAAGGAAAAGGATTTTGCGAGGGTCATTTCAACCCTTGAGGCGCTCAGTCCTCTAAAGATTATGGATAGAGGCTATAGCCTTGCTTATACGGAAAAGGGATCCCTAATTAAGGCTGTGTCTCAGGTTAAAGTGGATGATATGTTAAAATTGAAGGTATCTGATGGAACTATTGAATGCAGGGTAACGGATATTGAGGAGTGA
- a CDS encoding polyprenyl synthetase family protein — protein MQQQSLSSFSELHKRKLEIHLKEYVHKLNAPPEIKESMNYSLEAGGKRIRPMLLFATLAAFGEDTAKGVWTAAAIEMIHTYSLIHDDLPSMDNDDLRRGKPTNHKVYGEAFAILAGDALLTYSFQTIAETPDEFASAETKLSLIKVLSKAAGAEGMVGGQAADIKGEGKQLDLEDLEYIHVHKTGKLLECSVVSGAVLANANEETIQALSHFAYHLGLAFQIRDDILDLEGTEEIIGKPVGSDESKNKSTYPALLTMNGAKEALEYHIRSAKEKLKETGLQTELLEEITDLIANRDH, from the coding sequence TTGCAGCAGCAATCCTTAAGTTCTTTCTCTGAATTGCATAAGAGAAAACTGGAAATCCATTTAAAGGAATATGTACATAAATTGAATGCCCCACCTGAAATCAAGGAATCGATGAATTATTCACTTGAAGCCGGAGGAAAGCGGATAAGGCCAATGCTGTTATTTGCCACATTGGCTGCTTTTGGCGAAGATACGGCAAAAGGGGTATGGACTGCAGCGGCGATCGAAATGATCCATACCTATTCGCTCATTCACGATGACCTGCCTAGCATGGATAATGACGATTTAAGAAGAGGTAAACCGACTAACCATAAAGTATATGGGGAAGCTTTTGCCATCCTGGCAGGCGATGCCTTGCTCACATATAGCTTCCAGACCATTGCGGAAACCCCAGACGAATTCGCTTCAGCCGAAACCAAGCTGTCTTTAATTAAAGTGCTTTCAAAAGCTGCCGGTGCTGAAGGGATGGTTGGAGGCCAGGCGGCAGACATTAAAGGAGAGGGCAAACAGCTGGACTTAGAGGACCTGGAGTATATTCACGTGCATAAGACCGGCAAATTGCTTGAATGCAGTGTGGTTTCAGGTGCTGTTTTGGCAAATGCCAATGAAGAGACGATTCAGGCACTATCCCATTTTGCCTATCATCTGGGGCTGGCTTTTCAAATCAGGGATGATATTCTCGACCTCGAAGGGACAGAAGAGATAATCGGGAAGCCTGTTGGCAGTGATGAATCAAAAAATAAAAGCACTTATCCAGCTCTTCTTACAATGAATGGCGCGAAAGAGGCGCTCGAATACCATATCAGGTCTGCAAAAGAGAAGCTGAAGGAAACAGGCCTTCAAACAGAGCTGCTCGAAGAAATAACAGATCTAATTGCAAACAGGGACCACTAA
- the dxs gene encoding 1-deoxy-D-xylulose-5-phosphate synthase has protein sequence MDLLSIKDPSFLKGLSNKELESLSQDIRTFLIEKLSGTGGHIGPNLGVVELTVALHKCFDSPKDKIIWDVGHQSYVHKILTGRACQFDTLRQYKGLCGFPKMIESEHDVWETGHSSTSLSAAMGMAIARDLKKESNYVIPVIGDGALTGGMALEALNHIGHEKKDMIVILNDNEMSIAPNVGALHNVLGRLRTAGKYNWVKDELEYLLKKVPAVGGKLASTAERLKDSLKYLFVSGMFFEELGFTYLGPVDGHNYEALFENLAYAKKTEGPVLLHVITKKGKGYHPAENDRIGTWHGTGPYKTETGDFVKPAAAPPAWSKLVSETVRELARQDERIVAITPAMPVGSKLEGFASEFPDRMYDVGIAEQHAATVAAGLATQNMKPFLAIYSTFLQRAYDQVVHDIARQNLNVFIGIDRAGLVGADGETHQGVFDIAFLRHLPNMVLMMPKDENEGQHMVKTAIEYNDGPIAMRFPRGNGIGVPMDPELKTIPIGTWEVLRDGSDGAILTFGTTIPMALKAAQLLEKQGHYIKVINARFIKPFDEKMLHELFAANMPILTIEEAVLQGGFGSAVLEYAHEHGFHHSEIDRMGIPDTFIEHGSVNELLEEIGMTVDDVVERMGKLARKKQKRA, from the coding sequence ATGGATCTGTTATCAATTAAAGACCCTTCCTTTTTAAAAGGGCTCTCGAATAAAGAATTGGAAAGTCTCAGTCAGGATATCCGCACTTTCCTGATTGAAAAGCTATCAGGCACAGGGGGACATATTGGCCCTAATCTTGGAGTTGTTGAGCTGACTGTTGCATTGCATAAATGTTTTGACAGTCCAAAAGATAAGATTATCTGGGATGTCGGACATCAATCATACGTCCATAAAATCCTTACAGGCCGTGCGTGCCAATTCGATACTCTTAGGCAATATAAAGGTCTTTGCGGTTTTCCAAAGATGATTGAAAGTGAGCATGATGTATGGGAAACGGGCCATAGCTCTACTTCTTTATCTGCCGCGATGGGCATGGCCATTGCAAGAGACTTGAAAAAAGAAAGCAATTATGTCATTCCCGTTATTGGGGATGGTGCCTTAACAGGCGGAATGGCTTTAGAAGCCTTAAATCATATCGGCCATGAAAAAAAAGATATGATCGTCATATTAAATGATAATGAAATGTCGATTGCCCCTAATGTAGGTGCCCTGCACAATGTACTTGGAAGGTTAAGGACTGCAGGCAAATATAATTGGGTAAAAGATGAACTTGAATACTTATTAAAAAAGGTTCCGGCAGTCGGCGGCAAATTGGCCTCAACTGCTGAAAGACTGAAAGACAGCCTAAAGTATCTGTTTGTGTCAGGCATGTTCTTCGAGGAATTAGGCTTTACCTATTTGGGGCCTGTCGATGGGCATAATTATGAAGCTTTATTTGAGAACCTTGCTTATGCTAAGAAAACAGAAGGCCCGGTGCTTCTCCATGTTATAACGAAAAAAGGGAAAGGCTATCATCCTGCAGAAAACGACAGGATAGGCACTTGGCACGGTACAGGCCCTTACAAAACGGAAACAGGGGACTTTGTGAAACCTGCAGCTGCGCCGCCTGCATGGAGCAAGCTTGTGTCAGAAACCGTCAGGGAACTTGCGAGACAAGATGAAAGAATTGTTGCAATCACTCCAGCAATGCCTGTTGGTTCCAAGCTTGAAGGCTTTGCAAGTGAATTTCCGGATCGGATGTATGATGTGGGTATTGCTGAACAGCATGCAGCAACAGTAGCTGCAGGCCTGGCAACGCAAAACATGAAGCCGTTCCTTGCGATTTATTCTACTTTCCTGCAGCGTGCTTATGATCAGGTCGTACACGATATTGCACGCCAGAACTTGAATGTATTTATTGGAATCGACCGGGCAGGACTTGTTGGTGCAGATGGGGAAACGCATCAGGGTGTATTCGATATCGCATTTTTAAGGCATTTGCCGAATATGGTTTTGATGATGCCAAAGGATGAAAATGAAGGCCAGCATATGGTGAAAACAGCCATTGAATATAACGATGGCCCAATCGCCATGCGGTTCCCGCGCGGAAATGGCATCGGGGTGCCTATGGACCCGGAACTTAAGACTATTCCAATTGGAACATGGGAAGTTCTGCGCGATGGCAGCGACGGAGCAATATTAACTTTTGGGACAACGATTCCAATGGCATTGAAGGCAGCCCAGCTTCTGGAAAAACAAGGACACTACATCAAAGTCATTAATGCAAGGTTTATTAAGCCATTTGATGAAAAGATGCTGCATGAATTGTTCGCAGCGAATATGCCTATTCTTACGATAGAAGAAGCTGTTCTGCAGGGGGGCTTTGGAAGTGCAGTACTTGAATATGCACACGAGCATGGCTTCCATCATTCCGAAATAGACCGAATGGGGATACCTGATACATTTATTGAGCATGGCAGTGTAAATGAACTATTGGAAGAAATCGGGATGACTGTAGACGATGTTGTGGAAAGAATGGGAAAACTGGCAAGAAAAAAACAAAAAAGGGCTTAA
- the xseB gene encoding exodeoxyribonuclease VII small subunit, with translation MADEKQLSFEQAMEELEVIVEKLEEGDVPLEEAFNIYKKGMELSKLCHDKLKNVESQLTEILTEDGRKTNFAIPEEE, from the coding sequence ATGGCGGATGAAAAGCAGCTTTCATTTGAGCAAGCGATGGAAGAACTTGAAGTGATTGTGGAAAAGCTTGAAGAGGGCGATGTTCCTCTTGAGGAGGCTTTTAATATTTATAAAAAGGGCATGGAGCTTTCAAAATTATGCCATGATAAGCTTAAAAATGTGGAATCACAGCTTACTGAAATACTGACGGAAGATGGCCGGAAAACGAACTTCGCCATTCCGGAGGAGGAATAA
- a CDS encoding DUF2627 domain-containing protein, with protein MIRLIALLILLLPGILAVYGIKLMRDMVFGILQSPFPYLWLQFVSGFVFMIIGLGFIAGFILYRDRKRNKVQDRFKSK; from the coding sequence ATGATTAGACTAATTGCTTTATTAATTTTACTCTTGCCGGGCATATTGGCTGTGTATGGGATAAAATTAATGAGAGATATGGTCTTTGGCATCCTGCAAAGCCCATTTCCATATTTATGGCTTCAATTTGTGTCAGGTTTCGTTTTCATGATCATAGGGCTTGGCTTTATCGCAGGGTTTATTCTTTATCGTGATCGAAAAAGAAACAAAGTTCAGGATCGTTTTAAATCTAAATAA
- a CDS encoding TlyA family RNA methyltransferase, with product MKTKKERLDVLLVERGLAETREKAKRAVMAGLVFSNESRLDKPGEKVSEDIPLTIKGKVMPYVSRGGLKLEKALKVFDLEIEGKILLDIGSSTGGFTDCALQNGAKMSYALDVGYNQLAWKLRQDERVVVMERTNFRYVTPADLSAGMPDFASIDVSFISLKLILPVLKTLLVPGSDTVALVKPQFEAGREQVGKKGIVRDPKIHEAVLGKIIEFALGLGYDVKDVSYSPITGGDGNIEFLLHLYWSGRKEEGENLFKAQTVEVVKEAHAELKTKQVKEEE from the coding sequence ATGAAAACAAAGAAAGAACGATTAGACGTTTTATTAGTTGAAAGAGGTCTTGCTGAAACGAGAGAAAAAGCGAAAAGGGCCGTTATGGCCGGTTTGGTGTTCAGCAATGAAAGCAGGCTGGATAAGCCGGGTGAGAAGGTTAGTGAAGATATTCCGCTGACCATTAAGGGAAAGGTTATGCCCTATGTCAGCCGCGGAGGCTTAAAGCTTGAGAAAGCTCTGAAGGTTTTTGATTTAGAGATCGAAGGCAAGATCCTCCTTGACATTGGTTCCTCAACCGGCGGATTTACTGATTGTGCTCTGCAGAATGGCGCCAAAATGTCCTATGCTTTGGATGTCGGATATAATCAGCTTGCCTGGAAATTAAGGCAGGATGAACGGGTTGTTGTCATGGAAAGGACGAATTTCAGGTATGTAACTCCAGCAGACCTTTCAGCCGGTATGCCTGATTTTGCTTCCATTGATGTTTCGTTCATCTCTCTAAAGCTCATATTGCCGGTATTAAAAACACTGCTGGTTCCTGGCAGTGACACAGTGGCTTTAGTGAAACCGCAATTTGAAGCAGGACGGGAGCAGGTTGGAAAAAAAGGAATTGTCAGAGATCCTAAAATACATGAAGCCGTCCTTGGTAAAATTATCGAATTTGCTTTGGGTCTTGGCTATGATGTCAAAGACGTTTCCTATTCACCCATTACCGGCGGTGACGGCAACATAGAATTTCTCCTCCATCTGTATTGGTCCGGCAGGAAAGAAGAAGGAGAAAACCTCTTTAAAGCCCAGACTGTTGAGGTAGTAAAAGAAGCCCATGCCGAATTGAAAACGAAGCAGGTGAAAGAAGAGGAATAG